A stretch of Pseudomonadota bacterium DNA encodes these proteins:
- the ccoS gene encoding cbb3-type cytochrome oxidase assembly protein CcoS has product MDVLLYLIPIALLLGFIALLAFSWALKSGQYDDLDGASQRILLDDDVEENQNK; this is encoded by the coding sequence ATGGACGTTTTATTGTATTTGATTCCGATTGCACTTCTGTTGGGCTTTATTGCTCTACTTGCATTTTCATGGGCATTGAAAAGCGGCCAGTATGATGACCTTGATGGTGCGTCTCAGCGCATTCTTTTAGATGATGATGTAGAAGAAAATCAAAACAAATAA
- the hemN gene encoding oxygen-independent coproporphyrinogen III oxidase: MMTKETLDLLTQRLPRYTSYPTAPHFKAIDKQGLLETWQSKLDDTQPISLYLHIPFCAEMCWYCGCHTKITKKYEPIEGYVSALISEIEQTALRLNTKRTVSHIHFGGGSPTLLEPTEFERIMDALKAAFTFLDNAEIAIEMDPRTLTEEKIKSYAEKGVNRASLGVQDIHDHIMEAVGRPQTLQKTQDACRMLRAHGITDINFDVMYGFPHQTAKTIQDTMNTLADLSPSRIAFFGYAHVPWMKKHMRLIPEESLPDTEARMILMNTGRDTLMERGYTAVGIDHYAKPEDEMVKALNAGTLKRNFQGYTTDVADTLIGFGASSISKYPQGFMQNQPNIGLYKNTVGSVEPTAVKYCPTGADDHARSDIIEALMCNFESYIPEAYEAEKEAIMNKLGGDILEWDSMTRTLCILKDGYLWARVVASAFDAYLAPSPEEKHSKAI; encoded by the coding sequence ATGATGACAAAAGAGACATTAGATTTACTCACACAAAGGTTGCCTCGTTACACGAGTTACCCTACGGCGCCGCACTTTAAAGCCATCGATAAGCAAGGCCTCCTTGAAACATGGCAAAGCAAGCTGGATGACACACAGCCTATTTCTCTTTATCTCCATATTCCATTCTGTGCAGAGATGTGCTGGTACTGTGGTTGCCACACAAAAATCACAAAGAAGTATGAACCTATTGAAGGTTATGTCTCTGCTCTTATTTCAGAAATTGAACAAACGGCACTGCGCCTAAACACGAAGCGCACTGTGAGCCATATTCATTTTGGTGGAGGGTCTCCAACCCTACTAGAGCCAACCGAGTTTGAGCGCATCATGGATGCGCTCAAAGCCGCTTTCACCTTCCTCGACAATGCTGAGATTGCCATTGAAATGGACCCTCGCACCTTAACGGAAGAGAAGATTAAATCTTACGCAGAAAAAGGCGTTAATCGTGCAAGCCTCGGTGTGCAAGACATCCATGACCACATTATGGAAGCTGTTGGTCGTCCGCAAACATTGCAAAAAACACAAGATGCCTGCCGCATGCTGAGAGCGCATGGCATCACCGATATTAACTTTGATGTGATGTATGGCTTCCCACATCAAACAGCAAAAACCATTCAAGACACCATGAACACGCTGGCGGATTTAAGCCCAAGCCGCATTGCCTTCTTTGGGTATGCTCATGTGCCTTGGATGAAAAAACATATGCGCCTGATTCCAGAAGAATCACTCCCTGATACAGAAGCCCGCATGATCCTAATGAACACAGGTCGTGACACACTCATGGAGCGTGGCTACACCGCTGTCGGGATTGACCACTACGCAAAACCTGAAGATGAAATGGTTAAGGCTCTCAACGCCGGTACACTTAAACGAAACTTCCAAGGCTACACCACAGACGTGGCTGATACTCTCATTGGATTTGGCGCTTCATCGATTTCAAAATACCCACAGGGCTTCATGCAAAACCAACCCAACATAGGCCTCTATAAAAACACTGTTGGCTCTGTTGAACCTACTGCTGTGAAGTACTGTCCAACAGGTGCAGACGACCATGCCCGTAGCGATATCATTGAAGCGCTTATGTGCAATTTTGAGTCTTACATTCCTGAAGCTTATGAAGCAGAAAAAGAAGCCATTATGAATAAGCTTGGTGGCGATATTCTGGAATGGGATAGCATGACACGTACGCTCTGTATTCTAAAAGATGGTTACTTATGGGCCCGTGTTGTGGCCAGCGCATTTGATGCGTATCTAGCGCCATCACCAGAAGAGAAACACTCGAAAGCTATTTAA